From Caretta caretta isolate rCarCar2 chromosome 14, rCarCar1.hap1, whole genome shotgun sequence, the proteins below share one genomic window:
- the LOC125621807 gene encoding zinc finger protein 311 isoform X1 has product MAAVDSAQMPVTFEEVAVYFSEGEWALLDLGQRALYGDIMQENYRNMTSLDFPIPKPSVISQLDRGEELWVPDLQGSQAREIQRNIPRGDEMVSESSEENPCPAGPEQMEPKGMLLGRCEGDDSQIPVQGQAQETQCRPEKQQGSSLGKTLGESTCQGGVLEEPNEAMIQPRTCTKEKRFECAECRKRFSCKEHLVRHLRVHTGETPYHCPECGKQFNDQSILIRHQRTHTGERPYKCPNCKKCFSQRSGLITHQTVHTGEKCHKCPDCGQTFTQRGHVTRHRRTHTGERPYGCPECGKKFASTSDLIIHQRIHTGEKPYNCPDCGKSFSHSHHLTDHRGIHTGERPYTCPGCGESFKSKSGFKVHWRRHTGECPYQCSVCGERYKTRNSLTCHMKHHTE; this is encoded by the exons atggctgcAGTGGACTCGGCTCAG ATGCccgtgaccttcgaggaggtggctgtgtatttctcTGAGGGGGAATGGGCACTGTTGGACCTGGGTCAGAGAGCTCTGTATGGGGACATCATGCAGGAGAATTACAGGAATATGACCTcactgg ATTTTCCAATTCCCAAGCCCAGCGTGATCTCCCAGCTGGACCGAGGGGAAGAGCTGTGGGTCCCTGATCTCCAGGGGTCCCAGGCTAGAGAGATCCAGAGAAACATTCCCAGAG GTGATGAGATGGTGAGTGAGAGCAGTGAAGAGAATCCTTGTCCAGCAGGTCCTGAGCAAATGGAACCAAAGGGGATGTTACTGGGAAGGTGTGAAGGGGATGATTCTCAGATTCCTGTGCAAGGACAAGCCCAAGAAACACAGTGCAGACCAGAGAAGCAGCAGGGAAGCTCCCTAGGGAAGACACTGGGTGAATCCACTTGCCAAGGGGGAGTTTTGGAAGAACCTAATGAGGCCATGATCCAGCCGAGAACCTGCACTAAGGAGAAGCGATTTGAATGTGCTGAGTGCAGGAAACGCTTTAGTTGTAAAGAACACCTTGTTAGACATTTGAGAGTCCACACGGGAGAGACCCCCTATcactgccctgagtgtgggaaacaatTCAATGACCAATCAatccttattagacatcagagaacccatacaggagagagaccctataagtgCCCCAACTGCAAAAAATGCTTCAGTCAGAGGTCAggccttattacacatcagacagtccacacaggagagaaatgcCATAAATGTCCTGACTGTGGACAAACCTTCACTCAGAGAGGGCATGTCACTAGACATCGGAGGACTCACACGGGCGAGAGACCCTATGGATGCCCAGAGTGTGGAAAAAAGTTCGCTTCCACCTCTGACCTTATtatacatcagagaatccacacaggagagaaaccctacaactgccccgactgcgggaaaagcttcagtcacaGCCATCACCTTACTGACCATCGgggaatccacacaggagagagaccctataccTGCCCTGGCTGTGGGGAAAGCTTCAAAAGTAAATCTGGTTTCAAAGTCCATTGGAGAAGGCACACGGGAGAGTGCCCCTATCAATGTTCCGTCTGTGGGGAAAGGTACAAAACCAGGAACTCTCTAACATGTCACATGAAACACCACACAGAATAG
- the LOC125621807 gene encoding uncharacterized protein LOC125621807 isoform X2, with protein MPVTFEEVAVYFSEGEWALLDLGQRALYGDIMQENYRNMTSLDFPIPKPSVISQLDRGEELWVPDLQGSQAREIQRNIPRGDEMVSESSEENPCPAGPEQMEPKGMLLGRCEGDDSQIPVQGQAQETQCRPEKQQGSSLGKTLGESTCQGGVLEEPNEAMIQPRTCTKEKRFECAECRKRFSCKEHLVRHLRVHTGETPYHCPECGKQFNDQSILIRHQRTHTGERPYKCPNCKKCFSQRSGLITHQTVHTGEKCHKCPDCGQTFTQRGHVTRHRRTHTGERPYGCPECGKKFASTSDLIIHQRIHTGEKPYNCPDCGKSFSHSHHLTDHRGIHTGERPYTCPGCGESFKSKSGFKVHWRRHTGECPYQCSVCGERYKTRNSLTCHMKHHTE; from the exons ATGCccgtgaccttcgaggaggtggctgtgtatttctcTGAGGGGGAATGGGCACTGTTGGACCTGGGTCAGAGAGCTCTGTATGGGGACATCATGCAGGAGAATTACAGGAATATGACCTcactgg ATTTTCCAATTCCCAAGCCCAGCGTGATCTCCCAGCTGGACCGAGGGGAAGAGCTGTGGGTCCCTGATCTCCAGGGGTCCCAGGCTAGAGAGATCCAGAGAAACATTCCCAGAG GTGATGAGATGGTGAGTGAGAGCAGTGAAGAGAATCCTTGTCCAGCAGGTCCTGAGCAAATGGAACCAAAGGGGATGTTACTGGGAAGGTGTGAAGGGGATGATTCTCAGATTCCTGTGCAAGGACAAGCCCAAGAAACACAGTGCAGACCAGAGAAGCAGCAGGGAAGCTCCCTAGGGAAGACACTGGGTGAATCCACTTGCCAAGGGGGAGTTTTGGAAGAACCTAATGAGGCCATGATCCAGCCGAGAACCTGCACTAAGGAGAAGCGATTTGAATGTGCTGAGTGCAGGAAACGCTTTAGTTGTAAAGAACACCTTGTTAGACATTTGAGAGTCCACACGGGAGAGACCCCCTATcactgccctgagtgtgggaaacaatTCAATGACCAATCAatccttattagacatcagagaacccatacaggagagagaccctataagtgCCCCAACTGCAAAAAATGCTTCAGTCAGAGGTCAggccttattacacatcagacagtccacacaggagagaaatgcCATAAATGTCCTGACTGTGGACAAACCTTCACTCAGAGAGGGCATGTCACTAGACATCGGAGGACTCACACGGGCGAGAGACCCTATGGATGCCCAGAGTGTGGAAAAAAGTTCGCTTCCACCTCTGACCTTATtatacatcagagaatccacacaggagagaaaccctacaactgccccgactgcgggaaaagcttcagtcacaGCCATCACCTTACTGACCATCGgggaatccacacaggagagagaccctataccTGCCCTGGCTGTGGGGAAAGCTTCAAAAGTAAATCTGGTTTCAAAGTCCATTGGAGAAGGCACACGGGAGAGTGCCCCTATCAATGTTCCGTCTGTGGGGAAAGGTACAAAACCAGGAACTCTCTAACATGTCACATGAAACACCACACAGAATAG
- the LOC125621807 gene encoding uncharacterized protein LOC125621807 isoform X3 yields MRNILKNSKYSKGDEMVSESSEENPCPAGPEQMEPKGMLLGRCEGDDSQIPVQGQAQETQCRPEKQQGSSLGKTLGESTCQGGVLEEPNEAMIQPRTCTKEKRFECAECRKRFSCKEHLVRHLRVHTGETPYHCPECGKQFNDQSILIRHQRTHTGERPYKCPNCKKCFSQRSGLITHQTVHTGEKCHKCPDCGQTFTQRGHVTRHRRTHTGERPYGCPECGKKFASTSDLIIHQRIHTGEKPYNCPDCGKSFSHSHHLTDHRGIHTGERPYTCPGCGESFKSKSGFKVHWRRHTGECPYQCSVCGERYKTRNSLTCHMKHHTE; encoded by the exons ATGCGCAACATCTTGAAAAACAGCAAATACAGTAAAG GTGATGAGATGGTGAGTGAGAGCAGTGAAGAGAATCCTTGTCCAGCAGGTCCTGAGCAAATGGAACCAAAGGGGATGTTACTGGGAAGGTGTGAAGGGGATGATTCTCAGATTCCTGTGCAAGGACAAGCCCAAGAAACACAGTGCAGACCAGAGAAGCAGCAGGGAAGCTCCCTAGGGAAGACACTGGGTGAATCCACTTGCCAAGGGGGAGTTTTGGAAGAACCTAATGAGGCCATGATCCAGCCGAGAACCTGCACTAAGGAGAAGCGATTTGAATGTGCTGAGTGCAGGAAACGCTTTAGTTGTAAAGAACACCTTGTTAGACATTTGAGAGTCCACACGGGAGAGACCCCCTATcactgccctgagtgtgggaaacaatTCAATGACCAATCAatccttattagacatcagagaacccatacaggagagagaccctataagtgCCCCAACTGCAAAAAATGCTTCAGTCAGAGGTCAggccttattacacatcagacagtccacacaggagagaaatgcCATAAATGTCCTGACTGTGGACAAACCTTCACTCAGAGAGGGCATGTCACTAGACATCGGAGGACTCACACGGGCGAGAGACCCTATGGATGCCCAGAGTGTGGAAAAAAGTTCGCTTCCACCTCTGACCTTATtatacatcagagaatccacacaggagagaaaccctacaactgccccgactgcgggaaaagcttcagtcacaGCCATCACCTTACTGACCATCGgggaatccacacaggagagagaccctataccTGCCCTGGCTGTGGGGAAAGCTTCAAAAGTAAATCTGGTTTCAAAGTCCATTGGAGAAGGCACACGGGAGAGTGCCCCTATCAATGTTCCGTCTGTGGGGAAAGGTACAAAACCAGGAACTCTCTAACATGTCACATGAAACACCACACAGAATAG